One Enterobacter asburiae genomic window, GCCTCTTTAATCGCTTTGGCGGCGATGGCGGCAAGCTGGCCGTCGCTGCTTTGGGTCAGCCGCTCGTACAGCGCCACGTTCCAGGCATCCATCAGGTACTGGCGGGCAATGGTGTCGGCGAAGCTGCCGTTTGGCTGCTCCACCAGCAGGACATTGCGGAACTGGCGTTCGTCGCGGCCAAACGCCAGCGTGTCTTCATCGCCCTGGCCTTCCCGTTCCGCGGCATAGGTCAGGAAATTGCGCGCCTGGCCCAGCAGGTCGAGACCGATATTGGCGAGCGCGAGGTCAATTTCCAGCTCCGGCGCATGGCCGCACCAGGCGCCGAGACGCTGGGAAAGCACCAGACCGTTATCGCCCAGACGCAGGGCATAGGCAGTCACTGAATTCATTCTTTGCCTCACATATGCTCGATGCCGTCAGGGATGGTGTAGAACGTCGGATGGCGGTAAACCTTGCTTTCCGCCGGGTCGAAGAACTCACCGCTCTCTTCCGGCTGGGAGGCGACAATCTCGCTCGCCTTAACCACCCAGATAGAACACCCTTCGCTGCGGCGGGTGTAGGCATCACGCGCATTTTCCAGCGCCATGCGATCGTCGGCAGCATGCAGACTGCCCACGTGACG contains:
- the paaC gene encoding 1,2-phenylacetyl-CoA epoxidase subunit PaaC, which produces MNSVTAYALRLGDNGLVLSQRLGAWCGHAPELEIDLALANIGLDLLGQARNFLTYAAEREGQGDEDTLAFGRDERQFRNVLLVEQPNGSFADTIARQYLMDAWNVALYERLTQSSDGQLAAIAAKAIKEARYHLRFSRGWLVRLGDGTETSAQKMQQAIDNLWRFTAELFEADEVELALIDAGVAVDPRLLRQPWESEVFDGLNEACLQVPAEVAYRTGGKRGLHTEHLGPMLAEMQYLQRAYPGQQW
- the paaB gene encoding 1,2-phenylacetyl-CoA epoxidase subunit PaaB, with the protein product MSNVYWPLYEVFVRSKQGLSHRHVGSLHAADDRMALENARDAYTRRSEGCSIWVVKASEIVASQPEESGEFFDPAESKVYRHPTFYTIPDGIEHM